One segment of Candidatus Pantoea bituminis DNA contains the following:
- a CDS encoding amidohydrolase, with amino-acid sequence MKPNESQLIAWRRELHTWPELSGKEFATTARLREWLQSAGIRLLDFPLESGVVAEIGSGETRVALRADIDALPIHEASGVSFHSRHPGVMHACGHDLHSAVMLGAALELKAQEAQLKGCVRILFQPAEEIGRGAKQFIKAGVLEDVQAIFGMHNEPGLPTGTFATRGGAFYANADKFIIHVNGKGAHAAHPEQGVDAIVVASQIIQALQTLTSRSFNALDSVVLSITRIDGGKTWNVLPSGVEFGGTARTHDLQVRAELEQRLRQLVESIALAHGADATLRWHPGPPVLINDPDWARFSSEIAAQVGYHVQTADLHLLGEDFAYYLQKIPGVFVSIGSASDFGLHHAAFTPDEASIAPAAHYFAQLAQQALQHLNARCCEPLLN; translated from the coding sequence ATGAAGCCGAATGAATCACAGTTGATTGCGTGGCGACGCGAACTGCACACCTGGCCGGAACTCTCCGGAAAGGAATTTGCGACCACTGCGCGTCTGCGTGAATGGTTGCAGAGTGCGGGTATTCGCTTACTGGACTTTCCGCTGGAGAGCGGTGTGGTAGCCGAAATTGGCAGCGGTGAAACGCGGGTGGCGCTGCGTGCCGATATCGATGCACTGCCGATTCACGAAGCCAGCGGTGTCAGCTTTCACTCTCGCCATCCTGGTGTGATGCATGCCTGCGGGCACGATCTGCACAGCGCGGTAATGCTGGGCGCAGCACTGGAATTAAAAGCGCAGGAAGCGCAACTGAAAGGGTGCGTGCGCATCTTATTTCAGCCTGCTGAGGAGATTGGCCGTGGTGCAAAACAGTTCATCAAGGCGGGCGTGTTAGAGGATGTACAGGCTATTTTTGGCATGCACAACGAACCGGGGTTGCCCACCGGCACCTTCGCCACGCGCGGCGGCGCGTTTTATGCCAATGCGGACAAATTCATTATCCACGTCAACGGCAAAGGCGCGCATGCTGCGCACCCTGAGCAAGGCGTTGATGCGATTGTGGTTGCCAGTCAGATCATTCAGGCACTACAAACCTTAACCAGCCGCAGCTTCAATGCGCTCGATAGCGTGGTGCTGAGCATTACGCGCATTGACGGCGGTAAAACCTGGAATGTATTGCCGAGCGGGGTGGAATTTGGCGGCACCGCGCGTACTCACGATCTTCAGGTACGCGCCGAACTGGAACAGCGACTGCGTCAGTTGGTGGAGAGCATCGCCTTAGCCCATGGTGCCGACGCGACACTTCGTTGGCATCCTGGCCCGCCCGTGTTGATCAACGATCCCGATTGGGCGCGCTTCAGTAGCGAGATTGCGGCGCAGGTCGGCTATCACGTGCAAACGGCTGATTTGCACCTGCTTGGTGAGGATTTTGCCTACTATCTGCAAAAAATTCCCGGTGTATTTGTCAGTATCGGCAGCGCCAGCGATTTTGGTTTACATCATGCCGCCTTCACGCCGGATGAAGCCTCAATTGCCCCTGCCGCACACTATTTTGCCCAACTGGCGCAGCAGGCGCTGCAACATCTCAACGCACGATGTTGTGAACCCCTTCTGAATTAA
- a CDS encoding TIGR04028 family ABC transporter substrate-binding protein yields MKTLLPISPLSRALAFALLAGSFASHAAETPVKGGTLIYLEQQAHTNLYPPAGGFYPNGGILNQITDKLTWQNPKTLQVEPWIAESWTTNENKTEYTFKLKSGVTFSDGTPLDANAVAKNFDTYGLGNKAQRLPVSEVINNYDRSEVIDPLTVKFYFKKPSPGFLQGTATIGSGLVSLSTLARNFDQLGDARNIIGSGPFVVSAEKLGREVDLTARKAYDWGPKNGQQQGPANLDGIKVIVTPEDSVRIGALLAGQADFIRQVQAYDEKQAKDQNFPIYAAPTRGVNDSISFRPDNPLVSDIRVRQALLHATHSKQVVETLFSPNYPQATSVIATTAAGYVNLADKLTFDQAKAKSLLDEAGWKAGADGIREKQGQRLALTVYESLPQPQNKEVLQLIAQQWRQVGVALTVKAGDAGSKTIDSLDPQKTPLNVTEVGRADPDVIKSSFYFANRDALLQKGGSSDKVKNFRDAKLNQLLVDISAEVDPAKRLQLTGDVQRYLLDQAYVIPVFEEPQVFAGAPWLKGVNFEAVGRPALYGAWLEKH; encoded by the coding sequence ATGAAGACGTTATTACCGATTTCGCCATTATCGCGCGCTTTGGCCTTTGCCTTACTCGCCGGGAGTTTTGCCAGCCATGCCGCTGAGACGCCGGTTAAAGGCGGAACGCTGATCTATCTTGAACAGCAGGCGCATACTAATCTTTATCCACCCGCAGGTGGGTTTTATCCCAATGGCGGCATACTGAATCAAATTACCGATAAACTGACCTGGCAGAATCCAAAGACGTTGCAGGTTGAACCCTGGATTGCAGAAAGCTGGACCACCAATGAAAATAAAACCGAATACACCTTTAAATTAAAATCGGGTGTCACCTTTTCTGATGGCACACCATTAGATGCCAATGCCGTGGCTAAAAACTTCGATACTTACGGATTAGGAAATAAAGCTCAACGCCTGCCGGTTTCAGAGGTGATTAATAATTACGATCGCAGTGAAGTCATTGATCCACTCACGGTGAAGTTTTATTTCAAAAAACCGTCACCGGGCTTTTTACAAGGCACCGCAACCATTGGTTCCGGGCTGGTATCGCTAAGCACGCTGGCGCGTAATTTTGATCAACTGGGTGATGCGCGCAATATCATTGGTTCTGGTCCTTTTGTGGTCAGCGCTGAAAAGTTAGGACGCGAAGTCGATTTAACCGCCCGTAAAGCGTATGACTGGGGCCCGAAAAATGGTCAGCAGCAAGGCCCGGCGAATCTCGACGGCATTAAAGTGATCGTGACCCCGGAAGACAGTGTGCGTATTGGCGCATTGCTGGCGGGTCAGGCAGATTTTATTCGTCAGGTACAGGCTTACGATGAGAAGCAGGCCAAAGACCAAAACTTTCCTATTTATGCCGCACCCACGCGTGGGGTAAATGACAGCATCAGTTTCCGTCCAGATAACCCATTGGTCAGCGATATTCGCGTACGTCAGGCGCTGCTGCATGCCACTCACTCGAAACAGGTGGTTGAAACGCTGTTCTCACCAAACTATCCGCAAGCAACATCGGTGATTGCTACCACTGCCGCTGGTTACGTTAATTTGGCTGACAAGCTCACCTTCGATCAGGCAAAAGCCAAAAGTCTGCTGGATGAAGCGGGTTGGAAAGCGGGTGCCGATGGCATTCGTGAAAAGCAGGGACAACGTCTGGCGCTGACCGTGTATGAATCACTGCCGCAGCCGCAGAACAAAGAGGTGCTTCAGCTCATTGCACAGCAGTGGCGTCAGGTTGGCGTGGCGTTAACGGTAAAAGCCGGTGATGCAGGCAGTAAAACCATCGACAGCCTCGACCCGCAGAAAACACCGCTGAATGTCACCGAAGTCGGCCGCGCCGACCCTGATGTGATTAAAAGCAGTTTCTATTTTGCTAACCGCGATGCGCTGCTGCAAAAAGGCGGCTCCAGCGACAAGGTGAAAAACTTCCGTGACGCCAAGCTGAATCAACTACTGGTGGATATTTCCGCTGAAGTTGATCCGGCTAAACGCCTGCAATTAACCGGCGACGTGCAGCGCTATTTGCTGGACCAGGCCTACGTGATCCCGGTGTTTGAAGAGCCGCAAGTCTTTGCGGGTGCGCCCTGGTTAAAAGGCGTAAATTTCGAAGCCGTTGGCCGTCCAGCGCTGTATGGCGCATGGCTGGAAAAACATTAA
- a CDS encoding ABC transporter permease → MRRYLLHRVGLGLLVLWAAFTLSFVLLQVLPGDAILIKFQNPDLGLSPQQIAEMREAYGADNPLWQQYLHTLVAMLHGDFGYSVQAGVPVSDQLTSNLPGTLRLALCGFLLAMGLAFVLAALSRFPALRSLRNLLQSLPALFISVPTFWLGIALIQLFSFQLRWIPVINPSPWQGLILPIITVAIPISAPLAQILLRSIDDVATRPFVAVARAKGASESYVLWRHVLRNAMLPVLNVAGLLLGELIAGALITETVFGLGGLGQLTQQAVNNQDVAVLQAVVMISALGFVVINLLVDLLMPLLDPRLQTVGGAA, encoded by the coding sequence ATGCGACGTTATCTGCTGCATCGGGTTGGGCTTGGGCTGCTGGTGTTATGGGCCGCCTTCACCCTCTCTTTCGTGCTGTTGCAGGTGCTGCCGGGCGACGCGATTTTGATTAAATTTCAAAATCCCGATCTTGGCCTCAGCCCACAACAGATCGCGGAGATGCGCGAGGCGTATGGTGCCGACAACCCGTTGTGGCAGCAATATCTGCATACGCTGGTCGCCATGCTGCACGGTGATTTTGGCTATTCCGTGCAGGCGGGCGTGCCGGTCAGCGATCAGCTAACCAGCAATCTGCCCGGCACATTACGCCTGGCGCTGTGTGGCTTTTTGCTGGCGATGGGTCTGGCATTCGTGCTCGCGGCGTTGTCACGTTTTCCGGCGTTACGCAGCCTGCGCAATCTGTTGCAATCGCTGCCTGCGCTGTTCATTTCAGTGCCAACCTTTTGGCTCGGCATTGCCCTGATTCAGCTGTTCTCTTTCCAGCTGCGTTGGATTCCGGTGATCAATCCGTCGCCGTGGCAGGGCTTGATCCTGCCGATTATCACTGTGGCCATTCCGATCTCGGCCCCTTTGGCACAAATTCTATTACGCAGCATTGACGATGTGGCGACGCGTCCGTTTGTCGCGGTGGCTCGCGCTAAAGGGGCCAGTGAAAGTTATGTGCTGTGGCGCCATGTGTTACGTAACGCCATGCTACCAGTGCTCAACGTGGCCGGTTTGCTGTTAGGCGAGCTGATCGCAGGTGCGCTGATTACTGAAACCGTGTTTGGTCTGGGTGGCTTGGGCCAACTGACGCAGCAGGCTGTGAATAATCAGGATGTGGCAGTATTGCAAGCCGTGGTGATGATTTCAGCGCTGGGATTTGTCGTGATTAACCTGCTGGTCGATCTGCTGATGCCGCTGCTGGATCCCCGGTTACAAACAGTGGGAGGTGCAGCATGA
- a CDS encoding ABC transporter permease: protein MSLVDYASARQKTAATPRRSFSVQPGLWLAWLVMIAALLAAVAPGLFTDYSATDGVAGAQRLAPQLGHWLGTDQLGRDLYARIIYGASHSLSAALIAVAMGLIVGTALGVLAGSIGGRTESWLMRAVDVLLSIPSLLLSLSVLILMGFGTLHAALAVGVASIASFSRLARGEVVRIRHSEYVEAAFGSGGRFSTVLWRHILPNALTPVIAYAALQFGQAILALSTLSFLGYGTPPPAPEWGLLIAEGRNYLATAWWLTTFPGVVVIAVVLSANRISQQLSGVRR, encoded by the coding sequence ATGAGTCTGGTCGATTACGCCAGCGCACGTCAAAAAACGGCGGCCACACCTCGCCGCAGTTTCTCTGTGCAACCCGGTTTATGGCTGGCCTGGTTAGTAATGATTGCTGCGCTGCTGGCCGCCGTGGCGCCAGGACTGTTCACTGACTACAGCGCAACCGACGGTGTTGCCGGTGCGCAACGTTTAGCCCCACAACTTGGACACTGGCTCGGCACCGATCAACTCGGACGCGACCTTTATGCACGCATTATCTACGGCGCATCACATTCACTTTCCGCGGCACTGATTGCGGTAGCGATGGGATTGATCGTGGGAACCGCGTTAGGCGTGCTGGCAGGTTCAATCGGCGGCAGAACCGAATCCTGGCTAATGCGCGCTGTGGATGTGCTGCTCTCAATTCCGTCACTTTTATTGTCATTAAGCGTGTTGATTCTCATGGGTTTCGGCACCTTGCACGCCGCACTGGCAGTCGGCGTTGCGTCTATTGCCAGTTTTTCCCGCCTGGCACGCGGTGAAGTCGTGCGCATTCGTCACAGCGAATACGTTGAAGCCGCCTTTGGTAGCGGCGGACGCTTCTCTACGGTGCTGTGGCGTCACATTTTACCTAACGCGCTAACGCCGGTTATCGCCTACGCCGCGTTGCAGTTTGGTCAGGCCATTCTGGCGCTCTCGACGCTGAGCTTTCTCGGTTACGGCACGCCACCGCCCGCGCCTGAGTGGGGATTATTGATTGCCGAAGGTCGAAACTATCTGGCAACCGCATGGTGGCTAACCACCTTTCCCGGCGTGGTGGTGATAGCCGTGGTGCTGTCAGCGAATCGCATCAGCCAGCAACTGTCAGGAGTCCGCCGATGA
- a CDS encoding dipeptide ABC transporter ATP-binding protein, which produces MSTLLKVDNLSLSYRSANAWQQVVHNVSFELKAGEIVALVGESGSGKTTTAQAIIGLMAENGRRDNGRILLNDEEISQWSQKRFDSLRGARISLVPQDPGNSLNPVKTIGEQVAEILRLHLNLSRSQRQQRVIDLLTRVGLSHPEQRVNHYPHQLSGGMKQRVLIAIALALQPDIIIADEPTSALDVTVQKRILDLLDTLRRESGTAVLFVTHDLALAAERADRIIVFRHGEIQEAGVTADVITTPKHPYTRQLLTDAAPRPRQPYSAARFSAPAIQATAINKSFRLSKQQRLQALKDVTFQVQRGTTHALVGESGSGKTTLARILLGFEQPDSGSVKLDGIVVNGMKGEALRQLRRKIQFVYQNPFASLDPRQTLFEIIEEPLLNFEKLSRAERRLRVEAVTARVALPLAFLSRRARELSGGQRQRVALARALILQPSILVLDEATSALDVTVQAQILTLLQQLQAEQGLTYLFITHDLMTVRQIADSVTVLKAGEVVERGDVVTIFESPQHAYTQELIAAIPPLYPTHQEEPA; this is translated from the coding sequence ATGAGCACGTTATTAAAGGTCGACAATCTCAGCCTGAGTTATCGCAGCGCCAACGCCTGGCAACAGGTGGTGCACAACGTCAGCTTTGAACTGAAAGCAGGTGAAATAGTGGCGCTGGTGGGTGAATCAGGTTCGGGCAAAACCACCACCGCGCAGGCGATTATTGGTTTGATGGCGGAAAATGGCCGCCGCGATAACGGCAGGATCTTGCTCAATGATGAGGAGATCAGCCAATGGTCGCAAAAGCGTTTTGATTCGCTGCGCGGCGCGCGCATTAGCCTGGTGCCGCAGGATCCGGGCAATTCCCTGAATCCGGTAAAAACCATTGGCGAACAAGTGGCAGAAATCTTGCGTCTGCATCTCAACCTTAGCCGTTCTCAGCGGCAACAGCGGGTGATTGACCTGCTCACACGGGTGGGATTAAGTCATCCTGAACAGCGTGTTAATCACTATCCGCACCAGCTTTCTGGTGGTATGAAGCAGCGCGTGCTGATCGCTATCGCCCTGGCCTTGCAGCCGGACATCATCATTGCCGACGAGCCCACCAGCGCTCTGGATGTCACGGTGCAGAAACGCATTCTCGATCTGCTGGATACGCTACGTCGTGAATCGGGCACGGCGGTGTTATTTGTCACCCATGATTTAGCACTGGCCGCCGAACGTGCCGATCGCATTATTGTGTTTCGTCACGGCGAGATTCAGGAAGCGGGCGTAACCGCAGACGTGATCACTACACCGAAGCATCCGTACACGCGGCAATTGCTGACCGATGCCGCACCGCGCCCGCGCCAGCCTTACTCTGCGGCTCGCTTTTCTGCCCCGGCTATTCAGGCAACGGCCATTAATAAAAGCTTTAGGCTGAGCAAACAACAGCGCTTGCAGGCGTTGAAGGATGTGACTTTTCAGGTGCAGCGCGGCACCACACATGCATTGGTGGGTGAATCTGGCTCCGGCAAAACCACGCTGGCGCGCATTCTGCTCGGCTTTGAGCAGCCCGACAGCGGCAGCGTGAAGCTGGATGGCATCGTCGTCAACGGCATGAAGGGCGAAGCGCTACGCCAGTTGCGCCGAAAAATTCAGTTTGTTTATCAAAACCCGTTTGCCTCACTCGATCCGCGCCAGACGCTGTTTGAGATCATTGAAGAACCGCTGCTCAACTTTGAAAAGTTGAGTCGTGCAGAACGTCGCCTGCGGGTTGAAGCGGTAACTGCACGTGTGGCTTTGCCGCTGGCGTTTTTATCTCGTCGCGCCCGCGAGCTTTCCGGCGGTCAGCGACAGCGTGTCGCACTGGCGCGAGCATTAATATTACAACCCTCGATTCTGGTGCTTGATGAAGCCACCTCCGCACTGGATGTCACCGTGCAGGCGCAAATTCTGACGCTGTTGCAGCAGCTACAGGCTGAGCAAGGCTTGACCTATCTGTTTATCACCCACGATTTAATGACAGTGCGGCAAATAGCCGACAGCGTCACGGTATTAAAAGCGGGAGAAGTGGTTGAGCGTGGTGACGTTGTCACGATATTTGAATCACCGCAACACGCCTATACCCAAGAATTGATCGCGGCTATTCCCCCGCTTTACCCGACTCACCAAGAGGAACCTGCATGA
- a CDS encoding putative FMN-dependent luciferase-like monooxygenase has translation MNIGFFTRLLDNVPAKERYRLATEQIQHAERLGFDGAWIAQHHFHEQEGGLPAPLLFLAHVAAHTRSIRLGTAIITLPMENALRVAEDAAVLDLLADGRLEIGLGSGGTPNSFLPFGLTFADRSGAFNDNLHTLISAWRGDSLSHPDNHLYPAAPQLAERVWIATFSVEGAIRAAQAGHGLMLSRTQPRPAGQPELPLDAIQNPIIDAYLAALPTPVAPRILASRTAFVADSTDYARRIAEPGIRQQAAHYLASGHTLRGESFSDLLTQFDAHVGDASDVLASLAQDSVLSRVTDISFQVHSVEPSHSDTLRSIELIAETIAPALKAAG, from the coding sequence ATGAATATCGGCTTTTTTACTCGCCTACTGGATAACGTCCCGGCGAAAGAGCGCTATCGGCTGGCGACAGAGCAGATTCAGCACGCTGAGCGACTGGGTTTCGACGGAGCGTGGATTGCACAGCACCATTTTCATGAACAGGAAGGCGGCTTGCCGGCACCGCTGCTGTTTTTGGCGCATGTTGCTGCCCATACGCGCTCCATCCGCCTGGGCACCGCGATCATTACGCTGCCAATGGAAAACGCGTTACGCGTAGCGGAAGATGCCGCCGTATTGGATTTGCTGGCCGATGGACGACTGGAAATCGGACTAGGTTCAGGCGGTACGCCAAATTCGTTTTTACCGTTTGGCCTGACGTTTGCCGATCGCAGCGGCGCATTCAACGACAATTTGCACACCCTGATCAGCGCCTGGCGCGGTGATTCGCTAAGCCATCCGGATAACCACCTTTATCCGGCGGCCCCACAACTGGCCGAACGGGTATGGATTGCCACCTTCTCGGTTGAAGGTGCGATTCGTGCCGCCCAGGCGGGACACGGCTTGATGTTATCCCGCACTCAGCCGCGTCCCGCTGGACAACCTGAATTGCCGCTGGACGCCATTCAAAATCCGATTATTGACGCTTATCTGGCGGCGCTGCCAACCCCTGTAGCACCACGCATTCTGGCTTCGCGAACGGCCTTCGTCGCCGATTCCACTGATTATGCGCGGCGCATCGCCGAGCCGGGCATTCGTCAGCAAGCGGCGCACTATCTCGCCAGCGGCCATACGCTGCGTGGCGAAAGTTTCAGCGATTTACTGACGCAGTTTGATGCGCACGTTGGCGACGCCAGTGACGTTCTGGCTTCACTGGCGCAAGACAGCGTTTTGTCGCGAGTTACTGATATTTCGTTTCAGGTGCATTCCGTTGAGCCTTCACACAGCGACACGCTGCGCTCAATCGAACTGATCGCTGAAACCATTGCACCCGCGCTCAAAGCGGCGGGTTAA
- a CDS encoding alkylhydroperoxidase domain protein — MTQPNDLLAALADIAPDSELAQARQTRDAATRHAQGSYDVLFSQADEDFPLAERFAIAAHVAEWHAQAGLQAHYRQQAEPLSDSTRHQVALAFAKRLTFAPVEAKQEHLTELQQAGWSARGIVTLSQLIAFISFQSRLLAGLLLLQGQQPTSEGPAVVAGRWHDAPQTASGKTALTAFTQHALGWEPWLAAKPLTEFTPEEHATLARFGHTDSDYFRLLARNLPLLEQRTLTDKGIFYTAGGLPRAERELAAAVVSKVNGCIFCASVHARKASQLSKEDAAVQKLLNVSPGAVLSHGQSPRWAAVIGFSASLSVTPQQASLNQITVLREQGLDTLALLDLIQSSAFFAWANRLMLTLGEPFLPTSQG, encoded by the coding sequence ATGACTCAACCCAACGATTTATTGGCTGCACTGGCAGACATCGCTCCCGATTCTGAACTGGCGCAGGCACGTCAAACGCGTGACGCCGCTACACGACATGCGCAAGGCAGTTACGACGTGCTGTTTAGCCAGGCCGATGAAGACTTTCCCTTGGCGGAACGGTTCGCAATCGCGGCGCACGTGGCAGAATGGCACGCACAAGCGGGTTTGCAGGCGCATTACCGGCAGCAGGCAGAACCGCTGAGCGATAGCACACGCCATCAGGTTGCCCTGGCCTTTGCAAAGCGCTTGACCTTTGCGCCGGTTGAGGCCAAGCAAGAACATCTTACTGAACTTCAACAAGCTGGCTGGAGTGCACGCGGCATTGTGACGTTGTCACAGTTAATCGCTTTTATCAGCTTTCAAAGCCGTTTATTAGCAGGGTTATTACTGCTCCAGGGCCAGCAGCCAACGAGTGAGGGTCCGGCTGTAGTGGCGGGCCGCTGGCATGATGCGCCGCAGACCGCAAGCGGGAAAACCGCGTTGACCGCCTTTACACAGCACGCGCTGGGATGGGAACCCTGGCTGGCGGCAAAACCGCTGACCGAGTTTACGCCAGAAGAGCACGCCACGCTGGCGCGTTTTGGGCACACGGATTCCGACTATTTCCGCCTGCTGGCGCGCAATCTGCCGCTGCTTGAGCAGCGAACCTTAACCGATAAAGGCATTTTCTATACCGCCGGTGGATTGCCGCGTGCCGAGCGTGAATTAGCCGCTGCGGTGGTGAGTAAAGTGAACGGCTGCATATTCTGCGCTTCCGTACATGCACGCAAAGCCAGCCAACTCTCGAAAGAGGATGCAGCGGTACAAAAGCTGCTGAATGTTTCACCGGGTGCGGTGTTGTCGCATGGTCAATCTCCACGCTGGGCAGCGGTGATCGGCTTTTCAGCTTCTCTCTCCGTTACGCCACAGCAGGCATCATTGAATCAGATCACCGTGCTACGCGAGCAAGGCCTGGACACGCTGGCTCTGCTCGATCTGATCCAATCCAGCGCCTTCTTCGCCTGGGCCAACCGCCTGATGCTCACTCTGGGTGAACCTTTCCTGCCAACGTCTCAAGGATGA
- a CDS encoding amidohydrolase, producing the protein MTTLLTEQRSTSLSAQQLSQQRVQWRRELHQHPELSNQEFATTERITRWLKQGDIRLLPFELKTGVVAEIGQGEPLIALRADIDALPIEEVTGQPWASQQPGVMHACGHDLHTSVMLGVAHQLKQREAELPGRVRILFQPAEETFDGAKQLIDAGALDGVQAIFGMHNAPDLPLGVFRTRPGAFYANVDRFVIRIHGKGAHAARPQEGIDSIVIASHIVTALQTLPSRVFSSLESVVLSVTRFTAGNTWNVLPQSVELEGTVRTHNADIRAQIPHKITSLIQGIAGGFGAQAELEWIEGPPALINTPAWADFALALAQETGYHAERAESPQMGGEDFAFYLQQLPGVFVSIGSASDFGLHHPAFDPDESLIDAAVNYFSALAPRALQIVAQQ; encoded by the coding sequence ATGACTACGCTTTTAACTGAACAACGTTCTACCTCATTATCAGCACAACAGCTTTCACAACAGCGGGTGCAATGGCGGCGTGAGTTACATCAGCATCCTGAGTTGTCCAATCAGGAGTTTGCCACCACAGAACGTATTACGCGCTGGTTGAAGCAAGGTGATATTCGTTTACTGCCGTTTGAGTTGAAAACCGGCGTGGTGGCTGAGATCGGCCAAGGCGAACCGTTAATTGCCCTGCGCGCTGATATCGATGCGCTGCCGATTGAAGAAGTCACCGGACAACCGTGGGCATCACAGCAACCTGGCGTTATGCATGCCTGTGGCCACGATCTGCATACTTCAGTGATGCTGGGTGTTGCCCATCAGCTCAAACAGCGCGAGGCTGAATTGCCGGGTCGGGTGCGCATTCTGTTTCAACCGGCTGAAGAGACGTTTGATGGCGCGAAGCAGCTGATTGACGCAGGCGCACTCGATGGCGTTCAGGCGATCTTTGGCATGCACAACGCACCAGATTTACCATTGGGTGTATTTCGCACGCGTCCCGGCGCGTTCTATGCCAATGTCGATCGCTTTGTGATCCGCATTCATGGTAAAGGCGCACATGCCGCCCGACCACAGGAAGGCATCGATTCTATTGTGATTGCCAGCCACATTGTCACCGCTCTGCAAACGCTACCGAGTCGTGTATTCAGTTCGTTGGAATCGGTGGTGCTGAGCGTAACGCGCTTTACCGCCGGTAATACCTGGAACGTGCTGCCACAAAGCGTTGAGCTGGAAGGTACCGTGCGCACCCACAACGCTGACATCCGTGCCCAGATCCCGCATAAGATCACCTCTCTGATTCAGGGAATCGCCGGCGGCTTTGGCGCACAGGCTGAGCTGGAGTGGATTGAAGGTCCACCCGCATTAATCAACACACCTGCTTGGGCAGACTTCGCTTTGGCGCTGGCGCAGGAAACCGGTTATCACGCTGAACGCGCTGAATCGCCGCAAATGGGTGGCGAGGACTTTGCTTTTTACCTGCAACAGCTACCTGGCGTTTTTGTCAGTATCGGCAGCGCCAGTGATTTTGGTTTGCACCATCCCGCTTTCGATCCTGATGAATCACTGATCGATGCAGCCGTTAACTATTTTAGTGCGCTGGCGCCGCGTGCTTTGCAGATTGTGGCGCAGCAATGA
- a CDS encoding VOC family protein, which translates to MSVPVPQPVLDHVVINVADQLDAVSALYRRLGFQLTERGHHSLGSSNHLAIFGENYLELLGYEQGNAQKRADLWQAPPGLSGLVWKTDDADSEFLHLQRQDLDGDAPASFHRPVDLPDGTVGEAQFRTVRLRPSLIPNGRSFFCQHLTPENVWQKEWQQHPNGVQNISEFVIVAQDPALAAQVYSHLFGAARILACPEGAFVLRAGAATVRFASADYAKRRFHSLPEDYDGSARMAALGFKTEDLAKVKAALLLGDVNFIEEEEAIVVEASSGFHLALRFHL; encoded by the coding sequence ATGTCTGTACCTGTTCCACAACCCGTTCTGGATCATGTGGTGATCAACGTTGCCGATCAGTTAGATGCGGTGAGTGCGCTTTATCGTCGCCTCGGTTTTCAGCTGACTGAACGCGGTCATCACTCGCTGGGTTCCAGTAATCACCTGGCGATATTCGGTGAAAACTACCTTGAGCTGCTGGGTTATGAGCAAGGTAACGCCCAGAAACGTGCCGATCTTTGGCAAGCACCGCCAGGTCTAAGTGGACTGGTGTGGAAAACAGACGATGCAGACAGCGAATTCCTGCATTTACAGCGTCAGGATTTAGACGGTGACGCGCCCGCCTCTTTTCATCGCCCTGTCGACTTACCCGATGGCACGGTTGGTGAGGCACAATTTCGCACCGTTCGCCTGCGCCCGTCGTTAATTCCCAACGGCCGTAGTTTCTTCTGTCAGCATTTGACGCCAGAAAACGTCTGGCAAAAGGAATGGCAGCAACATCCCAACGGCGTGCAGAACATCAGTGAGTTTGTGATCGTAGCGCAGGATCCGGCGCTGGCGGCGCAGGTTTACAGCCATCTGTTTGGTGCCGCACGCATTCTTGCCTGCCCTGAAGGGGCTTTTGTTTTGCGTGCTGGCGCAGCAACAGTTCGCTTCGCCTCGGCAGACTATGCAAAACGTCGCTTTCATTCTTTACCCGAAGATTATGACGGCAGTGCACGCATGGCGGCGCTGGGATTTAAAACAGAGGATTTGGCGAAGGTCAAAGCGGCGTTGCTGCTGGGCGATGTGAATTTCATTGAGGAAGAGGAGGCGATTGTGGTGGAAGCCTCGTCAGGTTTTCACCTAGCGCTGCGCTTTCATCTATAA